A part of Oscillatoria sp. FACHB-1406 genomic DNA contains:
- a CDS encoding cell division protein SepF, whose amino-acid sequence MVNIFTKLRDFVSLNETEDYEYYEDEAEVNEYPNNLQEIPTAPPEEDRNPRRRNRDRTMVNPATDMTAAAPRNNVIGMPGAAAGLSEVVVFEPRSFEEMPQVIQALRERKSVVLNLTIIDPDEAQRAVDFVAGGTYAIDGHQERIGESIFLFTPSCVQVTTQAGTIHEVPQVPVAPRPTVGQAQVWTREDARLAQ is encoded by the coding sequence ATTGTGAACATTTTTACAAAGTTGAGAGATTTCGTCAGTCTGAATGAGACTGAGGATTACGAGTATTACGAAGATGAGGCGGAGGTCAACGAATATCCGAACAATTTGCAGGAAATTCCAACCGCCCCTCCCGAAGAGGATCGCAATCCTCGTCGTAGAAATCGCGATCGCACAATGGTAAATCCAGCAACAGATATGACAGCAGCAGCCCCTCGAAATAATGTTATCGGAATGCCGGGAGCGGCAGCCGGTTTGTCGGAAGTCGTGGTTTTTGAACCTCGCTCTTTTGAAGAAATGCCGCAAGTGATTCAAGCCCTGCGGGAACGCAAATCGGTCGTACTCAACCTAACGATTATCGATCCCGACGAAGCTCAGCGCGCTGTAGACTTCGTAGCTGGGGGAACTTACGCCATCGACGGCCATCAAGAGCGAATCGGGGAAAGCATCTTCCTATTCACGCCGAGTTGCGTTCAAGTCACGACGCAAGCTGGCACAATTCACGAAGTCCCTCAAGTTCCAGTTGCGCCCCGTCCCACAGTCGGACAAGCGCAAGTTTGGACTCGCGAAGACGCTCGTTTAGCGCAGTAG
- a CDS encoding DNA-directed RNA polymerase subunit omega, which produces MASKRPAFDSSQIMAHADRLIGAASNRYRITVQVANRAKRRRYEDFEINDDPMMKPVIRAVIEMSDEITQPEIIGD; this is translated from the coding sequence ATGGCGAGCAAACGTCCTGCTTTTGACTCCTCTCAAATTATGGCTCACGCCGATCGCTTGATTGGTGCAGCATCCAATCGCTACCGCATCACCGTCCAAGTTGCCAATCGAGCCAAGCGCCGCCGCTACGAAGATTTTGAGATCAACGACGATCCAATGATGAAACCCGTCATTCGCGCGGTGATTGAAATGTCAGACGAAATTACGCAACCCGAAATCATTGGCGATTAA
- a CDS encoding ATP-dependent helicase, producing the protein MSLETASSTNTSSQRDREPELQKMREELRPGQQSLADWQGGELAVSAVPGSGKSHGMAIAAAIAIARNRLHPKRQLIVVTFTRSAAASIKSKIRDRLRQLQLPAGGFVVHTLHGLALNIASRHPDLSRLNLESSTLIAPNQGHRLLKTAVDRWIATYPSRYKILLEGSNFDGEETERLRRQSALRTEILPGLANAVIREAKSSGILPEDLWRISENARDEYNILAIAAGLYEESERLMKARNFIDYDDMILAALRVLDNPHIRRLWQNQIFAVFEDEAQDSTPLQSRLLEILAADGEGERGRGGEGEKINLVRVGDPNQAINSTFTPADPIYFNQFCDRTQAENALATMNQAGRSAQIIIDAANFMLRWTNEKWQEEFKVQNVNFKVDATPATPFRLQDIAPVAPGDAQGNPDRIGNGLEIRIPNDIYHTVELMRDRILQLYQDNKDYSSAILVRENRQGRFLAEQLAPLQREHKIRLYEVGELERHSQIPEEILKLLHFLDRPHSPDALKSALEVLEARQRIPAQDLNLLATQPEQFLYPGILDSPQKPAAARASRYCRNLLRARLELPPYHLISFLGMTLQYQGSELATVQKLGDRIAHQLNRQHSLKAILEALEEIVTSERFEGVEEDSDDRYSRPGQLTIITMHKAKGLDWDCVFLPFLHEDLIPGKPWIPNAAKFLGDFTLAEVARAQIRTALHQQYLEGYSDAAQLPQPLEAWEQACKLKKAEEYRLLYVAMTRAKRLLWMSAARQAPFSWGGWQPGGNLQGKIPCPVIPALLQKFPAAN; encoded by the coding sequence ATGTCTTTAGAGACAGCTAGCAGCACAAATACCAGTTCCCAGCGGGATCGCGAACCCGAATTGCAAAAGATGCGCGAAGAATTGCGCCCCGGACAACAAAGTTTAGCCGATTGGCAGGGTGGGGAACTCGCCGTCTCCGCCGTTCCCGGTTCCGGTAAATCTCACGGTATGGCGATCGCAGCAGCAATCGCGATCGCGCGCAACCGACTGCATCCCAAACGGCAACTCATTGTCGTCACCTTCACCCGTTCGGCAGCCGCCAGCATCAAAAGCAAAATCCGCGATCGCCTGCGCCAACTGCAACTGCCCGCTGGTGGCTTCGTCGTTCATACCCTGCACGGCTTAGCCCTGAACATTGCCTCCCGCCATCCCGACTTATCCCGCCTCAACCTCGAGAGTAGCACCCTAATCGCACCCAACCAAGGCCATCGACTGCTAAAAACCGCCGTAGATCGATGGATTGCGACTTATCCCTCGCGCTACAAAATCTTACTCGAAGGCAGCAATTTTGACGGAGAAGAAACGGAACGACTGCGGCGACAATCTGCCCTGCGAACCGAAATTTTACCCGGACTCGCCAACGCCGTCATACGCGAAGCCAAAAGTTCCGGGATTTTGCCCGAAGACTTATGGCGCATCAGCGAGAATGCGCGCGACGAATACAATATTCTCGCGATCGCAGCCGGATTGTACGAAGAATCCGAACGCCTGATGAAAGCGCGCAACTTCATCGACTACGACGACATGATTCTGGCAGCCTTGCGCGTCCTCGATAACCCCCATATTCGCCGACTGTGGCAGAACCAAATCTTCGCAGTATTTGAAGACGAAGCCCAAGACTCAACGCCCCTGCAAAGTCGGTTATTAGAAATTTTGGCAGCAGATGGAGAGGGGGAGAGGGGGAGAGGGGGAGAGGGGGAGAAGATTAATTTAGTGCGAGTGGGAGATCCCAATCAAGCGATTAACTCAACATTTACGCCCGCCGATCCGATTTACTTCAATCAATTTTGCGATCGCACCCAAGCAGAAAATGCCCTCGCCACCATGAATCAAGCCGGACGCAGCGCCCAAATTATCATCGATGCGGCGAACTTCATGCTGCGCTGGACGAACGAAAAATGGCAGGAAGAATTCAAAGTTCAAAATGTTAATTTTAAGGTGGATGCAACTCCAGCAACGCCCTTTCGGTTGCAAGATATTGCCCCCGTAGCCCCCGGAGACGCACAAGGCAACCCCGATCGCATCGGTAATGGCTTAGAAATCCGCATTCCCAACGACATTTACCACACCGTCGAACTGATGCGCGATCGCATCCTGCAACTCTATCAAGATAACAAAGACTACAGCAGCGCCATCCTCGTGCGCGAAAACCGCCAAGGACGCTTCCTCGCCGAACAACTCGCCCCCCTGCAACGCGAACATAAAATCCGCCTCTACGAAGTCGGCGAACTCGAACGCCACTCGCAAATTCCCGAAGAAATCCTCAAACTGCTACACTTCCTCGATCGCCCCCACTCCCCCGACGCGCTCAAAAGCGCCCTCGAAGTCCTCGAAGCACGCCAACGCATCCCCGCCCAAGATCTCAACCTCCTCGCCACCCAACCCGAACAATTCCTCTATCCCGGAATCCTCGATTCCCCCCAAAAACCCGCCGCCGCCCGCGCCAGTCGCTACTGTCGCAACCTCCTGCGCGCGCGCCTAGAACTGCCGCCTTACCACTTAATTTCCTTCCTGGGCATGACCTTACAATACCAGGGTTCCGAACTCGCCACCGTCCAAAAACTCGGCGATCGCATCGCGCACCAACTCAACCGCCAACACTCCCTCAAAGCCATCCTGGAAGCACTCGAAGAAATCGTCACCTCAGAACGTTTTGAAGGCGTAGAAGAAGACAGCGACGATCGCTATTCGCGCCCCGGGCAACTCACCATCATCACCATGCACAAAGCCAAAGGACTCGATTGGGATTGCGTCTTCCTGCCCTTCCTCCACGAAGATCTAATTCCCGGCAAACCCTGGATTCCCAACGCCGCCAAATTCCTCGGCGACTTCACCCTCGCCGAAGTCGCCCGTGCCCAAATTCGTACTGCCCTGCACCAACAATACCTCGAAGGCTACAGCGATGCCGCCCAATTGCCGCAACCCCTCGAAGCTTGGGAACAAGCCTGCAAGCTCAAAAAAGCCGAAGAATACCGCCTGCTGTACGTCGCCATGACGCGCGCTAAACGCTTGCTGTGGATGTCTGCCGCTCGCCAAGCACCCTTTAGTTGGGGCGGGTGGCAACCGGGCGGAAACTTGCAGGGAAAAATCCCCTGTCCGGTTATTCCTGCGTTGCTCCAGAAGTTTCCCGCCGCGAATTAG
- a CDS encoding YggS family pyridoxal phosphate-dependent enzyme produces MTISPSLSSIAQRLVRVRAQLPANVRLIAVTKQVSVEAIRAAYAAGQRDFAESRLQEALPKQEQLQDCPDICWHFIGHLQSNKAQKVLEHFPWIHTCDSLKLAQRLDRLAEGLDKIPQICVQVKVLPDPQKYGWSVPELFADLPDLNNCRNLDLCGLMAILPLELSPSEMLSAFQSVRTLGDRINDENYPNLNIQEYSMGMSDDYPLAVQAGATMVRLGRILFGDREN; encoded by the coding sequence ATGACTATCTCTCCCTCTCTAAGTTCGATCGCCCAACGTCTGGTTCGAGTCCGCGCGCAATTGCCCGCCAACGTTCGTTTAATTGCCGTCACCAAGCAGGTTTCGGTTGAAGCGATACGCGCTGCTTATGCTGCCGGACAGCGGGATTTTGCTGAAAGTCGCTTGCAAGAAGCCCTCCCCAAGCAAGAACAACTCCAAGACTGCCCCGACATTTGCTGGCATTTTATCGGCCACTTACAAAGCAATAAAGCCCAAAAAGTTTTAGAACATTTCCCGTGGATTCACACTTGCGATAGCTTGAAGCTGGCTCAACGCTTGGATCGCCTTGCTGAGGGTCTTGACAAAATCCCTCAGATATGCGTGCAAGTGAAAGTCTTGCCCGACCCTCAGAAATACGGCTGGAGCGTTCCGGAATTATTCGCCGATTTACCCGATTTAAACAACTGTCGCAATCTCGACCTTTGCGGATTGATGGCGATTTTACCCTTAGAACTTTCCCCCTCGGAAATGCTGTCGGCGTTTCAATCCGTCCGTACCCTCGGCGATCGCATCAATGACGAAAATTATCCCAATTTAAACATCCAAGAGTATTCAATGGGAATGTCCGACGATTACCCCCTCGCCGTGCAAGCGGGGGCAACAATGGTTCGTTTGGGGCGCATTTTGTTCGGCGACAGAGAGAATTAA
- the proC gene encoding pyrroline-5-carboxylate reductase: MSVRFGSIGGGVMGEALLSRLIAANFCAPESVLVSEPSAERREFLQQRYGVGVTADNSEAAASDIVLLAVKPQVLELVAVDLAAKGGLKPGALLLSILAGVSLGRLREALGKAAMVRAMPNLPLTVGEGMTAIASSAETTPAQIQQAKEIFSAVGQVVEVPESLMDAVTGLSGSGPAFVAIAIEALADGGVKAGLPRGIASQLALQTVLGTAKLLQESGWHPAELKDRVTSPGGTTIAGVAELEKGGLRSALISAVDKAYERSRELGRS; the protein is encoded by the coding sequence GTGAGCGTTCGGTTCGGCTCGATCGGCGGCGGGGTAATGGGGGAAGCCCTTTTATCTCGCTTGATTGCTGCCAATTTCTGCGCGCCCGAATCGGTTCTCGTGAGCGAACCGTCGGCAGAGCGGCGCGAATTTTTGCAGCAGCGGTATGGGGTGGGGGTGACGGCAGATAACAGCGAGGCAGCCGCTTCGGATATCGTGCTGCTTGCCGTTAAACCCCAAGTCTTAGAACTCGTAGCCGTCGATCTTGCCGCAAAAGGAGGATTGAAACCAGGGGCGCTACTGCTCTCGATTTTAGCGGGAGTCTCGCTGGGTCGTTTGCGGGAAGCATTGGGCAAGGCGGCGATGGTTCGAGCGATGCCAAATCTTCCTTTAACGGTAGGGGAAGGAATGACCGCGATCGCGTCTAGCGCCGAAACAACCCCCGCTCAAATCCAGCAAGCGAAAGAAATTTTTAGCGCCGTCGGTCAAGTCGTGGAAGTGCCGGAATCGTTAATGGATGCGGTAACGGGACTATCGGGATCGGGGCCGGCGTTTGTGGCGATCGCGATCGAAGCCCTCGCCGATGGTGGCGTAAAAGCGGGCTTGCCTCGAGGGATTGCGTCCCAACTCGCCCTGCAAACCGTTCTGGGAACGGCGAAACTGCTGCAAGAAAGCGGCTGGCATCCGGCAGAACTGAAAGATCGCGTTACCAGTCCCGGCGGAACCACGATCGCGGGCGTAGCGGAACTCGAAAAAGGTGGATTGCGCTCGGCGCTCATTTCTGCCGTTGATAAAGCTTACGAGCGATCGCGAGAACTCGGACGCAGTTGA